Genomic segment of Candidatus Gracilibacteria bacterium:
AAGAGACTGATTAATGATATTAAATTATTAATTAAAAAAATAGAATAACTTATGTTGGATAGAATTCAGCATGAAATAATTTTTAAAAAAATATTAAGAGATATTTATCAAGATAATAATCTTCAGGCAAAAATTACTTTTAAAGGTGGAACTTGTCTTTATATGTTTCATAAATTAGATCGTTTTTCAACTGACTTAGATTTTAATATTATTGGAGATGATTTTAATCCTGAGGAAGTAACTAAAATTTTAAAAACTTATTTAATAATTGAGGAATACAATAAGCGCTACACATATTTTTGGTTAGGTTCTTATGAAAAAGGAAAACAAAAAATTAAGGTAGAGATGAGCAAACGAGATTATCCTGATACATATGTAAATGTAGATTTTTATGGGTTGACAATACCAACTCTTTCTAAAAGCTGTATGTTTGCTCATAAGTTATGCGCTATAACTGACAGAAAAAAAGTAGTCAATCGCGACCTTTATGACGCTTACTTTATGTTTAAGGATAATTTTGAGATTAATGAAAAAATAATTGAAGTAAGGACAAAAAAAACTGCTAAAGAATACATAAAAAGTTTGATTCCATTTATCAGAGAAAATGTTAATCCTCATGATATCTTGCAGGGGTTAGGCGAGCTGGTAGATGATAAAATATGTAAAGAAAAAGTTAAAGAATTCTTGAATAGAAAAATTCTTAATATTGACACGAGTCAAGAAAGTGTA
This window contains:
- a CDS encoding nucleotidyl transferase AbiEii/AbiGii toxin family protein, translated to MLDRIQHEIIFKKILRDIYQDNNLQAKITFKGGTCLYMFHKLDRFSTDLDFNIIGDDFNPEEVTKILKTYLIIEEYNKRYTYFWLGSYEKGKQKIKVEMSKRDYPDTYVNVDFYGLTIPTLSKSCMFAHKLCAITDRKKVVNRDLYDAYFMFKDNFEINEKIIEVRTKKTAKEYIKSLIPFIRENVNPHDILQGLGELVDDKICKEKVKEFLNRKILNIDTSQESVMTNTLYGFD